A portion of the Lolium rigidum isolate FL_2022 chromosome 1, APGP_CSIRO_Lrig_0.1, whole genome shotgun sequence genome contains these proteins:
- the LOC124698954 gene encoding kinesin-like protein KIN-14I: protein MSIPPELAGAIPLIDRFQVEGFLKAMQKQIQSSGKRGFFIKKSVGPQVREKFTLEDMLCFQKDPIPTSLLKVTNDLVSRSIKLFHVILKYMGIDSPAIISLEERIELVAKLYKHTLKRSELRDELFAQLSKQTRNNPDRSWLIRAWELMYLCASSMPPSKDIGAYLSEYVHYIAHGATTDSDVRVLALNTLNALKRSVKAGPRVTIPAREEIEALLTSRKLTTIVFFLDETFEEITYDMATTVADAVEELAGIIKLSVYSSFSLFECRKIVNGSKSSEVGNEEYIGLDDNKYIGDLLSEFKSAKDRNKGEILHCKLVFKKRLFRESDEAVTDPMFVQLSYVQLQHDYILGNYPVGRDDAAQLTALQILVEIGFIENPESCVEWISLLERFLPRQVAITRAKRDWELDIISRYQLMEHLSKDDARNQFLRILRTLPYGNSVFFSVRKIDDPIGLLPGRIILGINKRGVHFFRPVPKEYLHSAELRDIMQFGSSNTAVFFKMRVAGVLHIFQFETKQGEEICVALQTHINDVMLRRYSKARSGSATSTVSQNDVSQADKPANAEMYDKRVQELSREIDESQKKADQLREELQRKTKQEREMQEELEGLRDALQSERHIIQEVSSERDKLKSLCDEKDSSLQVALVEKSRLESRLTSGQSQENNSKLEVIGNHSERDTLTTVGSVNNSIEMLTKLEEELKSCQKELDASKEISKKLMMERNMLEQKIQRLERAKAEEKSTMERIYEDERRKLKDNAAKLEQKLESTTHSLNVAESTLASRNAEVDTLQNTLKELDELREFKADVDRKNQQTVEILKRQGAQLVELESLYKQEQVLRKRYFNTIEDMKGKIRVFCRLRPLNDKELSLKDKNIVCSPDEYTIAHPWKDDKSKQHIYDRVFDAYTTQEDIFEDTKYLVQSAVDGYNVCIFAYGQTGSGKTFTIYGSENNPGLTPRATSELFRVIKRDGNKYSFSLKAYMLELYQDNLVDLLLPKNATRQKLEIKKDSKGVVTVENVTVVSISSFEELSAIITRGSERRHTAGTNMNDESSRSHLVLSIIIESTNLQTQSYSRGKLSFVDLAGSERVKKSGSAGKQLKEAQSINKSLSALADVIGALSSDGQHIPYRNHKLTMLMSDSLGGNAKTLMFVNVSPAESNLEETYNSLMYASRVRCIVNDTSKHVAPKEIMRLKKLISYWKEQAGKRSEGDELEEIQEERISKDTRLTT, encoded by the exons GTGGAGGGATTTCTTAAAGCAATGCAAAAACAGATCCAATCATCCGGAAAGCGTgggttttttattaaaaaatctgTGGGTCCGCAAGTTCGTGAGAAGTTCACTTTGGAAGATATGTTGTGCTTCCAAAAG GATCCTATTCCAACTTCGTTACTGAAAGTAACTAACGACCTTGTAAGCCGCTCAATCAAATTATTCCATGTCATATTAAAGTACATGGGCATCGATTCACCTGCAATAATAAGTTTGGAAGAAAGAATTGAACTTGTTGCAAAGCTTTATAAGCATACTTTGAAGCGTTCCGAACTTCGAGATGAGCTCTTTGCCCAGCTTTCAAAACAAACACGTAACAATCCCGATCG GAGTTGGTTGATAAGAGCTTGGGAGCTAATGTATTTATGCGCATCTTCCATGCCACCAAGCAAAGATATTGGGGCATACTTGTCTGAGTATGTTCACTATATTGCTCATGGAGCCACAACTGATTCTGATGTTCGAGTTCTAGCATTGAACACATTGAATGCGTTAAAACGTTCAGTTAAGGCAGGCCCACGGGTTACAATTCCTGCACGAGAAGAGATAGAAGCACTTTTAACCAGCCGGAAGCTTACAACAATTGTATTTTTCTTGGATGAAACATTTGAAGAGATTACATACGACATGGCAACAACTGTTGCTGATGCTGTTGAG GAACTTGCTGGCATTATCAAACTCTCAGTATATTCTAGTTTCAGTCTTTTTGAGTGTCGAAAGATTGTTAATGGatcaaaatcttcagaagttGGCAACG AGGAATACATCGGATTGGACGATAACAAATACATTGGTGACTTGCTATCTGAATTCAAGTCAGCTAAGGATCGCAACAAAGGAGAAATTTTGCACTGCAAGCTTGTATTTAAGAAACGCCTCTTTCGCGAGTCTGATGAGGCTGTGACTGATCCAATGTTCGTTCAGCTATCATATGTCCAG TTACAACATGATTATATTTTGGGGAACTACCCAGTAGGCAGGGATGATGCTGCACAACTCACTGCTCTGCAAATATTGGTTGAGATTGGATTCATTGAAAATCCTGAGTCCTGTGT CGAATGGATATCTCTTCTAGAGAGGTTTCTACCTAGACAAGTTGCAATtactagagcaaagcgagactgGGAGCTCGACATCATCTCACGCTATCAGCTAATG GAACACTTGtcaaaagatgatgcaaggaaccAATTTCTCAGAATATTAAGGACTCTTCCATATGGCAATTCAGTTTTCTTCAGCGTTCGGAAAATTGATGATCCAATAGGACTTTTACCTGGAAGAATCATTTTGGGAATAAACAAGCGCGGG GTTCACTTTTTTCGTCCGGTTCCTAAGGAATACCTACACTCTGCAGAGCTGAGAGACATAATGCAATTTGGGAGCAGCAATACTGCTGTTTTCTTTAAGATGAGAGTTGCTGGTGTTCTTCATATCTTTCAGTTTGAAACTAAGCAG GGTGAAGAAATATGCGTAGCACTTCAAACACATATAAACGATGTGATGCTCCGTAGATATTCAAAAGCGCGCTCTGGCTCTGCTACTAGCACGGTTTCTCAAAATGATGTTTCTCAAGCAGACAAGCCAGCAAATGCTGAAATGTATGACAAGCGTGTCCAAGAACTGTCAAGAGAAATTGATGAGTCTCAAAAGAAAGCAGACCAG CTGCGGGAAGAGTTACAGAGAAAGACAAaacaagaaagagagatgcaagaagaattggaaggGCTAAGAGATGCCTTACAATCTGAACGTCATATCATTCAAGAAGTATCAAGTGAGCGGGATAAGCTAAAATCTCTATGTGATGAAAAGGATTCTTCTTTGCAG GTAGCGTTGGTGGAGAAAAGTAGGCTGGAGAGCAGATTAACAAGTGGGCAGAGCCAAGAAAACAACTCTAAATTAGAAGTAATTGGAAACCATTCTGAAAGAGATACTCTCACAACCGTAGGCAGTGTCAACAATAGCATTGAG ATGTTAACTAAGCTTGAGGAGGAGTTGAAATCATgtcaaaaagagcttgatgcatcAAAAGAAATTTCAAAGAAGTTAATGATGGAAAGGAATATGCTCGAACAGAAGATTCAAAGGCTTGAAAGAGCAAAAGCTGAAGAG AAAAGCACAATGGAACGAATTTACGAGGATGAACGTCGTAAGTTAAAAGATAATGCAGCTAAACTGGAGCAAAAATTGGAAAGTACAACACACTCCTTAAATGTTGCTGAATCAACTCTTGCCTCGAGAAATGCCGAGGTAGATACATTGCAAAATACTCTCAAGGAGCTTGATGAGTTGAGAGAGTTCAAAGCG GATGTCGACAGAAAGAACCAACAGACCGTTGAGATTCTTAAAAGGCAAGGAGCACAGTTAGTTGAGCTTGAAAGTCTTTATAAGCAAGAACAAGTTTTGCGAAAGCGTTACTTTAACACAATTGAAG ATATGAAAGGAAAAATAAGAGTTTTTTGTCGCTTGCGTCCTCTAAACGACAAGGAGCTTTCCTTAAAGGATAAGAATATTGTATGCAGTCCTGATGAATATACAATTGCACATCCGTGGAAAGATGACAAGTCAAAGCAACATATATATGATCGTGTTTTTGACGCATACACTACTCAAGAAGATATATTCGAGGACACAAAG TATCTAGTACAATCAGCTGTCGATGGATATAATGTATGTATATTTGCTTATGGCCAAACTGGTTCTGGGAAGACATTTACTATATATGGTTCAGAAAACAATCCTGGTCTTACTCCAAGGGCCACATCAGAACTTTTTAGGGTGATAAAGCGTGATGGCAACAAATATTCATTTTCCTTAAAG GCATATATGTTGGAACTTTATCAAGATAATCTTGTGGACTTGTTGTTGCCCAAAAATGCTACACGGCAAAAATTAGAAATAAAAAAGGACTCCAAG GGTGTTGTTACTGTTGAAAATGTTACAGTTGTGAGCATttcaagttttgaagaattgaGCGCTATAATCACAAGAGGATCTGAGAGAAGACACACCGCTGGAACAAATATGAATGATGAGAGCTCAAGATCTCATTTAGTCCTTTCAATCATTATTGAAAGTACAAATCTCCAAACTCAATCTTATTCAAGAGGAAAG CTTAGCTTCGTGGACCTTGCTGGTTCAGAGAGGGTGAAAAAGTCTGGTTCAGCAGGAAAACAATTAAAAGAAGCACAAAGCATCAATAAATCTCTTTCTGCATTGGCTGACGTTATTGGTGCTCTATCTTCTGATGGACAACATATACCTTACCGGAACCATAAGCTGACAATGCTTATGAGTGATTCGCTTGGAGGCAACGCAAAAACTTTAATGTTTGTGAATGTTTCACCAGCAGAGTCAAACTTGGAGGAGACTTACAACTCACTCAT GTATGCTTCACGAGTGCGTTGCATTGTCAATGACACGAGCAAGCATGTTGCCCCAAAGGAAATCATGCGCTTGAAGAAGTTGATTTCGTATTGGAAGGAGCAAGCAGGTAAGCGGAGCGAGGGCGATGAACTGGAGGAAATACAGGAAGAGAGGATATCCAAAGACACTCGGTTGACCACTTGA